Part of the Usitatibacter palustris genome, GATCTCACCTTCGTTGATGTCGGTGATCAGGCCGAAGTTCTGGCCCATGTAGTTGCCTTTCTTCACCCTGTAGAGGGTCTTGTCGGCGCGTACGAGGGCATACATGTCTTCGAGCTGCGAGAGCGTTCCCACCATCTTGAGCTGCTCGAGCGGGAAGGCCTCCAGCGGCTCCTTGCGGCGGTTCAGGTCGGGTGCGAGTCCTCCGCCAGCGCCCTCTTTCGGCGCCGACAGCTTGCGCGGCTTGAAAGGATCGGGAAGGTCGAAGCCTTCGTAGGTGAACGGTTCGAAGGGTTTGACCGCCGGCAGCGATTCGATCTTGCGCGGCAGGCCCTTCTCGGACTCGCGCACGAAGCCCTTGAGCTCATCCAACTCCGAGCTGCAACCCGCGACCAGCAGACCGGCGGCCGGGATCAGGAGCCAACGCTTCATTTCTTGCCTCCCTTGGAAACCGCGGCCTTGTCCTTGGCGGTCTTCTTCTGCTTGGCGACTTCTTCGTCATCGAGGTAGCGGTAGGTCTTCGCCACGGCTTCCATCGACAACACGCCATCCTTCGGCGGGTCGAGCCTGATGTCGGTCAGCAGCACGATCCGCGGCATCTTCGCCACGTCGCTCGAGAAGGCGCCCAGGTCGTGATAGTTGCCCGTGACCTTTATGTTTACCGGCAGCTCCGCATAGAACTCCGTGAAGTTCTCGGCGGTTGCGGGCTTGAAGAGCTCGAAGGCGAGGCCGCGACCCAGGCCCGCCTGGTTGATGTCGATCAGCAGCGCGTCCATCTCGCTCTTGTTGGGCAGCTGCTTGAGGAGCGCGCCGAAGGACTGCTCGATATCCGCGCGCTGCTGCTTGTAGGCCTCGAGGTTCACCGCGAGCTTCTTCTTCTCGATGAAGGCCTGCTTCTGCTTGTCGACTTCCTGGCGCCCCTTCTCGATTTCGTCGTTCTGTTCCTTCCAGAGGAAGACGCCAGCGGCGATCTGGATGGCGATGAAGAGGAGCACGAAGGCGCCGACCTTGACGGGCCAGGGCCAGTTGCCGGGCTGCTTCGGGTCTAGCGTCTTGAGGTCGTCGATCAGGCTCATTTCGCCCCCGCCGGCT contains:
- a CDS encoding pilus assembly protein PilP is translated as MKRWLLIPAAGLLVAGCSSELDELKGFVRESEKGLPRKIESLPAVKPFEPFTYEGFDLPDPFKPRKLSAPKEGAGGGLAPDLNRRKEPLEAFPLEQLKMVGTLSQLEDMYALVRADKTLYRVKKGNYMGQNFGLITDINEGEIKLKEIVQDSAGDWAERQSVLPLLEEAGKGDKK
- a CDS encoding type 4a pilus biogenesis protein PilO, whose amino-acid sequence is MSLIDDLKTLDPKQPGNWPWPVKVGAFVLLFIAIQIAAGVFLWKEQNDEIEKGRQEVDKQKQAFIEKKKLAVNLEAYKQQRADIEQSFGALLKQLPNKSEMDALLIDINQAGLGRGLAFELFKPATAENFTEFYAELPVNIKVTGNYHDLGAFSSDVAKMPRIVLLTDIRLDPPKDGVLSMEAVAKTYRYLDDEEVAKQKKTAKDKAAVSKGGKK